One window from the genome of Toxotes jaculatrix isolate fToxJac2 chromosome 17, fToxJac2.pri, whole genome shotgun sequence encodes:
- the LOC121197412 gene encoding uncharacterized protein LOC121197412, producing MRERDFMPNMERGKPATYTGDKKAKMAAKTNKKWVRLATVFAYVLSVSLAAIILAIYYSLIWKPTSASSSAGKPVGPEEVTPTANISTNFSTSNNVTEWNSTQTGLLAFNHTRQGTTPHSQAFQWDGIAERVAVSPRGAGAETAHSQQEDGLYASSHGHTSAERSGALGRETHASQPRVSHYIPSSTRESGAALNEDEEERGARSRSEGATDNRDPEQEATDPAAVSPPTSGAGLRGD from the coding sequence ATGAGAGAGCGGGACTTCATGCCCAATATGGAGAGGGGCAAACCTGCCACTTACACGGGGGACAAAAAGGCTAAGATGGCTGCTAAGACTAACAAGAAGTGGGTGAGACTAGCCACTGTTTTTGCATATGTATTGTCCGTGTCCTTAGCAGCCATTATCCTGGCAATTTACTACAGCCTGATCTGGAAACCAACTAGTGCATCCTCTTCTGCGGGCAAGCCGGTGGGGCCTGAGGAGGTCACCCCCACGGCAAACATCTCAACTAATTTTTCCACAAGCAACAATGTCACAGAGTGGAACTCTACACAGACAGGGCTACTGGCTTTTAACCACACCAGGCAGGGCACAACCCCGCACAGTCAGGCGTTTCAGTGGGATGGCATAGCCGAGAGAGTGGCCGTCTCCCCGCGCGGTGCTGGAGCAGAAACTGCGCACTCGCAGCAGGAGGATGGACTCTACGCATCATCCCACGGTCACACAAGCGCGGAGAGATCGGGGGCTTTGGGTAGAGAAACACACGCGTCTCAACCCCGGGTGAGCCATTACATCCCGTCAAGCACCAGGGAGTCTGGCGCTGCGCTTaatgaggacgaggaggagaggggggcgCGCAGTCGGAGCGAGGGGGCGACTGACAACCGCGACCCCGAGCAGGAGGCTACAGATCCTGCCGCTGTTTCTCCTCCGACGAGCGGTGCTGGCCTGAGAGGAGACTGA
- the plcb2 gene encoding 1-phosphatidylinositol 4,5-bisphosphate phosphodiesterase beta-2: MNKKRYFLEPPEVKDYLVKGERFTKWSEDSTKTVPVTMKMDPKGFYVYWINQSKETTFLDVATIRDTRTGKYAKLPKHPKVRNVFNLDFPDSNHLAKTLTIVSGPDTVNLTYHNFFASKEKVTQNWANDILAITYNAARINACRQVFLEKIYVRISLQTNKDGKIPVKNIYKMFPADKKRVESALAAAHLPKGKYDTMKPDVFTEAAFRAFLTNLCPRPEIYEIFTSYSTKPTMTKENFTKFLNEKQRDSRLNEELFPRLRQDQIKALIDKYEPLSANSNRGLISPEGLLFFLMGPETSVVMQDRLALSQDMTQPIPHYFIKSSHNTYLTAGQFSGVSSPEMYRQCLLTGCRCLELDCWKGKPPDEEPIITHGFTMTTEILFKDVIEAIAESAFKTSQYPVILSFENHVDSVKQQEKMANYCKTIFGDALLTEPLDKYPLKPGQQIPSPAELMGKILIKNKKGSHDQPAQAKKTTTAAPDQTTTTAAPDQTTTTATPDQTTTTAAPDQVTNSTSQDPANPAPSTQENQEGDVAVDDNEEQEDTEEQDEEKMKTSDEGTAGQEVTAYEAMSSLVNYIQPNKFISFDNARKKNKSYVISSFVETKGEAMISKTAVEFVEYNKRQMSRIYPKGTRMDSSNYNPQPFWNVGCQMVALNYQTMDFPMQLNMALFEFNGRTGYLIKHDVMRRGDKKFDPFCDRIDTVVASTLTIKIYSGQFLSEKNVRTGVEVEVIGLPGDPKKKYRTKWSTTPNAINPVWNEEPFVFEKILLPEIAALRIVVHEENGKFLGHRIIPLDAIQSGFHHICLRSESNMPLTLPALFVYIEVKDYIPAAFADFTDALFNPTKGTEKTTKTPKESSSDYISPYELPLVVQTPMNTAKETEAPVAEKAASEPTPPTPPEPTAEEAKEETENTADTPQPATESAQTPGPAAAEDPAPDAATSETLPEATPSPEEAEPEKEVVPEPEAAPASDDKAGTEEGPGEPPAAVVVSCPPESAGSNDSAQTPTQSEEPLTVTTEELTQHKNYLRVIKRQEREMKEAEKKYQKKGEDLIQKYSDSFKAIKKKVLKKEGGGSTSDSSEQVQEQKEKMQVELQALWTEQSEQLKKKKEQSATERLAKLLEMAIERHTSEMKTLESEIRENKKKMLLSSSKKTKLKKAMSTELLDETSQSDSASSDNNPQQEALMKKQAATLEEIKTLTNQLNQKALKEHEQKLRSIPGEVKDAVNVCVGAHFPELVDEAGMKKVEGVGFYGDVFLG; this comes from the exons ATGAATAAGAAAAGATACTTTCTGGAGCCTCCGGAGGTCAAAGACTACCTGGTCAAAGGAGAAAGATTTACCAAGTGGTCAGAG GACTCCACAAAGACTGTTCCTGTCACCATGAAGATGGATCCAAAAGGTTTTTATGTCTACTGGATCAATCAAAGCAAG GAGACAACGTTCCTGGATGTTGCTACCATCAGAGACACCCGAACAGGGAAATATGCAAAACTTCCCAAA CACCCCAAGGTTCGCAACGTGTTCAACCTGGACTTCCCAGACAGCAACCACCTCGCCAAAACCCTGACCATCGTCTCAGGTCCTGACACAGTGAATCTGACCTATCATAACTTCTTTGCCTCCAAAGAGAAAGTGACCCAG AACTGGGCAAATGACATCCTTGCAATTACCTACAACGCTGCAAGAATCAATGCGTGCAGACAAGTCTTTCTGGAGAAAAT ATACGTCCGCATTTCTCTTCAGACCAACAAGGATGGCAAGATCCCAGTGAAAAA taTCTACAAGATGTTCCCTGCAGACAAGAAGAGGGTGGAAAGTGCCTTGGCAGCAGCACACCTCCCCAAAGGAAAG TATGACACCATGAAGCCTGATGTGTTCACTGAGGCTGCCTTCAGGGCCTTTCTGACAAACCTCTGCCCTCGGCCAGAGATCTACGAGATCTTCACCTCTTA CTCCACAAAACCCACCATGACAAAGGAGAATTTCACCAAGTTTCTCAACGAGAAACAGAGGGACTCCCGGCTCAACGAGGAGCTATTTCCACGTCTGCGGCAGGACCAGATCAAGGCTCTGATTGACAAATACGAACCCCTTTCAGCTAATTCTAACAGAG GTCTGATTTCTCCAGAGGGTCTTCTGTTCTTCCTGATGGGGCCGGAGACATCAGTTGTCATGCAGGACAGGCTGGCTCTGAGTCAGGACATGACCCAGCCCATACCCCACTACTTCATCAAGTCCTCCCACAACACTTACCTGACAG CTGGTCAGTTCTCCGGCGTGTCCTCTCCGGAAATGTATAGACAGTGTCTGCTGACCGGCTGCCGGTGTCTGGAGCTGGACTGCTGGAAGGGCAAGCCTCCAGATGAAGAGCCCATCATTACCCATGGCTTCACAATGACAACTGAGATCCTCTTCAAG GATGTGATCGAGGCCATAGCTGAGAGCGCCTTCAAGACCTCACAGTACCCAGTCATCCTCTCATTTGAGAACCACGTTGACTC GGTGAAACAGCAGGAGAAGATGGCCAACTACTGCAAAACCATATTTGGTGATGCCCTGCTAACAGAGCCGCTGGACAAATACCCT CTGAAGCCAGGTCAGCAGATCCCCAGCCCAGCTGAGCTCATGGGCAAGATCCTCATCAAGAACAAGAAGGGCAGCCATGACCAACCGGCTCAGGCAAAGAAAACCACCACAGCAGCCCCTGACCAGACCACAACCACAGCAGCCCCGGACCAGACCACAACCACAGCAACCCCGGACCAGACCACAACCACAGCAGCCCCGGACCAGGTCACAAACAGTACCTCCCAGGATCCTGCAAACCCAGCACCCAGCACTCAGGAGAACCAAG AGGGGGATGTAGCTGTGGATGACAACGAGGAGCAagaagacacagaggaacaggatgaggagaagatgaagacaTCAGACGAG GGCACAGCTGGACAAGAAGTAACAGCCTACGAAGCAATGTCATCCCTGGTCAACTACATCCAGCCCAACAAATTCATCTCTTTTGACAATGCCAGAA agaaaaacaagagttACGTCATCTCATCCTTTGTGGAGACCAAAGGGGAAGCAATGATTTCCAAGACTGCTGTTGAATTTGTCGA ATACAATAAGAGACAGATGAGCAGGATTTACCCCAAAGGAACAAGAATGGACTCATCCAATTACAACCCCCAGCCTTTTTGGAATGTAGGCTGCCAGATGGTGGCGCTCAACTACCAGACCATGG ATTTCCCCATGCAGCTGAACATGGCTCTGTTTGAGTTCAACGGGAGAACGGGATACCTGATCAAGCACGACGTCATGCGTCGCGGCGACAAGAAGTTTGACCCTTTTTGTGACAGGATTGACACCGTTGTGGCAAGCACACTGACCATAAAG ATCTATTCGGGTCAGTTCCTGTCTGAGAAGAACGTGAGAacaggggtggaggtggaggtgattGGCCTGCCGGGAGACCCCAAAAAGAAATACCGTACCAAGTGGTCCACCACACCCAACGCCATTAACCCAGTGTGGAATGAGGAGCCCTTTGTTTTTGAGAAG ATCCTGCTCCCAGAAATAGCTGCTCTGAGAATCGTAGTCCATGAGGAGAATGGTAAATTCTTGGGACACAGGATCATCCCACTTGATGCCATCCAATCAG GCTTCCATCACATCTGTCTGCGCAGCGAGAGCAACATGCCGCTCACTCTGCCTGCTCTCTTTGTGTACATTGAGGTCAAGGACTACATCCCTGCTGCCTTTGCAG ATTTCACAGACGCCTTATTCAACCCAACAAAGGGCACAGAGAAGACCACAAAGACCCCGAAGGAG TCATCATCCGACTACATTTCTCCCTATGAGCTGCCTCTTGTGGTCCAAACCCCCATGAATACAGCTAAGGAAACTGAAGCCCCTGTTGCAG AAAAGGCTGCATCTGAACCTACACCGCCTACACCACCAGAGCCAACTGCAGAAGAAGctaaagaagagacagagaacacaGCAGATACTCCACAACCTGCAACAGAGTCTGCCCAAACTcctggacctgctgctgctgaagatcCAGCCCCAGATGCAGCAACATCTGAAACCcttcctgaagccactccttctCCTGAGGAGGCTGAACCTGAGAAAGAAGTGGTTCCAGAGCCAGAGGCAGCTCCTGCTTCAGATGATAAAGCTGGCACAGAGGAGGGTCCGGGAgagcctcctgctgctgtggttgtCTCCTGTCCACCTGAGTCTGCAGGATCAAATGACTCAGCTCAGACGCCGACACAGAGTGAag AGCCTTTGACTGTGACCACTGAAGAACTGACACAGCACAAGAACTATCTGAGGGTCATCAAGCgtcaggagagagagatgaaggaagCTGAAAAGAAGTATcagaaaaaaggagaggacCTGATTCAAAAATACTCCGACTCCTTCAAGGCCATCAAGAAGAAGGTTTTGAAAAAAGA GGGAGGGGGAAGCACCTCTGACTCCAGTGAGCAGGTGCAGgaacagaaggaaaaaatgCAGGTTGAGCTGCAAGCTCTTTGGACGGAACAGAGtgagcagctgaagaagaagaaagagcagTCTGCGACAGAG AGACTGGCCAAACTGTTGGAGATGGCCATAGAGAGACACACCAGTGAAATGAAGACCCTGGAGAG TGAAATCagagaaaataagaagaaaatgcTCCTTTCAtcctcaaagaaaacaaa GCTGAAAAAGGCAATGAGCACGGAGCTGCTGGATGAGACTAGTCAGTCTGACAGTGCA TCTTCAGATAACAACCCACAGCAAGAGGCTCTGATGAAGAAACAGGCTGCTACACTGGAAGAAATCAAGACCCTGACAAATCAG CTCAATCAGAAGGCCTTGAAGGAGCACGAGCAGAAACTGAGGTCCATTCCAGGTGAGGTGAAGGACGCTGTTAATGTCTGTGTGGGTGCCCACTTTCCTGAACTGGTTGACGAGGCTGGAATGAAGAAAGTGGAGGGAGTCGGCTTCTACGGAGATGTCTTTCTTGGTTAA